A region from the Algoriphagus machipongonensis genome encodes:
- a CDS encoding TonB-dependent receptor domain-containing protein has protein sequence MKNFIYLSLFFSFLAFSSVNAQTTTASKNAPARIVGVAKDNATGEPVPYATAALYKTGTEENIAGAVADDEGKFFITGMKTGDYTLKISFLGFETKAVNVSVASPTGDVNLGEILMTDEGVALEEVTVQGQRELIEERVDRTIYKAENDKTTAGGDGTDVLRRVPMLSVDLDGNVSMRGSSNITVLIDNRPSAIAASSITDALKQIPADEIKAVEVITSPSARFDAEGTSGVINIVTKKNNLQGMSLNIRTGTGLRGSDLGLNASARKGKLGFTLGGFGRSGYNILGGFENKQVVTNPDNSTSTILQSADTERTHLFGRYNFGVDYEIDKYNFLTGAVNFGIRNSKNAQENFLTERYLEGNLVSNLLRKTNSKDNSNSMDLSLNYTRTFEKKGKEISLLTLYTRDNRESSFINSLYSDDFQTIDSRLKNDNPSKNEEYTIQLDFVEPLGKEGNSILEYGAKNILRKAVSDFTYYEAMGEDGEYVESDNPSLTNAFNYDQNVTAGYVSYTTTLFKNYTIKPGFRYEYTTINADFKTEAAADIPSYGTLVPSLNLSRKLKNGNLIKAAYNRRISRPSLRYLNPNLDVSNPTQWSQGNPTLDPEFTDNYELGYSTYFKETMLNFTGFYRNTTGSIQAVRTVQDNGVIFTTFDNIGQEKAIGGSIFTNINISSKFSLNGSIETYYSMLDNGLTDPQYAASNQGFVVSGRMFGNYTLPKDWQIQLFTFARGSRVQLQGTSGGFAAYGLGINKQFNEKRGSIGFGADNFLTKEFKMRNKIVTPTIVQNSTNVMRNMNFKINFSYRIGKLSVDQRQRRKKSVNNDDLKGGDGGDMNQGGGVGVSNNNK, from the coding sequence ATGAAGAATTTTATCTACTTATCACTGTTTTTTAGCTTTCTAGCATTTAGCAGTGTAAATGCCCAAACAACTACAGCATCTAAGAATGCTCCAGCAAGAATTGTTGGTGTAGCTAAAGACAATGCGACTGGAGAGCCTGTACCTTATGCTACCGCAGCACTTTATAAGACTGGTACAGAAGAAAATATCGCCGGCGCGGTTGCTGATGATGAAGGTAAGTTTTTTATCACTGGAATGAAAACAGGCGACTATACCCTTAAAATTAGCTTTTTGGGATTTGAAACCAAGGCTGTAAATGTCTCTGTGGCTTCTCCAACTGGTGATGTGAATTTGGGAGAAATCTTAATGACAGATGAGGGAGTTGCACTAGAAGAAGTGACGGTTCAAGGTCAACGCGAATTAATTGAAGAGCGTGTAGATAGAACTATTTATAAAGCAGAGAATGATAAAACCACTGCCGGTGGTGATGGAACAGATGTATTGAGAAGAGTTCCTATGTTATCTGTTGATTTGGATGGGAATGTGTCCATGAGAGGAAGTAGCAATATCACGGTATTGATTGATAATAGACCTTCTGCGATTGCAGCAAGTAGTATTACAGATGCCTTGAAGCAAATCCCAGCGGATGAGATCAAAGCAGTAGAAGTGATTACTTCTCCATCAGCTAGGTTTGATGCGGAAGGAACTTCAGGTGTAATTAATATTGTCACAAAGAAGAATAACTTGCAAGGGATGTCATTAAACATCCGAACTGGAACTGGACTTAGAGGGTCAGATCTTGGACTTAATGCCAGTGCAAGAAAAGGTAAGCTTGGATTTACTTTAGGAGGTTTCGGAAGATCAGGATATAATATCTTGGGTGGATTTGAGAATAAGCAGGTGGTTACCAACCCTGATAATTCTACCTCAACTATTCTTCAGTCTGCAGACACAGAAAGAACTCACTTGTTTGGGAGATACAACTTTGGTGTGGACTATGAGATTGACAAGTATAATTTCTTGACTGGTGCTGTTAATTTCGGAATCAGAAACTCAAAAAATGCACAGGAAAACTTTTTAACTGAGAGATACCTAGAGGGAAATCTTGTTAGTAATCTGCTTAGAAAGACTAATTCGAAGGATAACTCTAACTCAATGGATTTGAGTTTGAATTACACCAGAACTTTTGAGAAAAAAGGAAAGGAAATCAGTCTTTTGACTTTGTATACTAGAGACAATAGAGAAAGCTCTTTCATTAACTCTCTGTACAGTGATGATTTCCAAACGATTGATTCTAGATTGAAAAATGACAATCCAAGTAAAAACGAAGAGTATACAATTCAGTTGGATTTTGTGGAGCCACTTGGAAAAGAAGGGAATTCTATCCTAGAGTATGGAGCGAAAAATATCCTTAGAAAAGCGGTTTCTGACTTTACTTACTATGAGGCAATGGGTGAAGATGGTGAATATGTGGAAAGCGATAACCCATCATTGACGAATGCATTCAATTATGATCAGAATGTTACGGCTGGGTATGTGTCCTACACTACTACACTTTTCAAGAATTATACTATTAAGCCAGGTTTTAGGTACGAGTATACTACGATCAATGCTGACTTTAAAACTGAAGCAGCTGCAGATATTCCATCTTATGGAACATTGGTCCCAAGCTTAAACTTGAGTAGAAAACTTAAAAATGGAAACCTGATTAAGGCAGCCTACAATAGAAGAATTTCACGTCCTTCATTAAGATACCTTAATCCTAACTTGGATGTTTCAAATCCTACTCAGTGGTCTCAAGGTAACCCAACATTGGATCCTGAATTCACAGATAACTACGAGTTGGGGTATAGTACTTATTTCAAAGAGACTATGTTGAACTTCACAGGTTTCTACAGAAATACTACAGGGTCAATTCAAGCAGTGAGAACTGTTCAGGATAATGGTGTGATTTTCACCACTTTTGATAACATCGGACAAGAGAAAGCAATTGGTGGTAGTATTTTCACCAACATCAACATCAGTAGCAAGTTCTCATTGAATGGAAGTATTGAGACTTATTACTCAATGTTAGACAATGGCTTGACAGATCCTCAATATGCAGCATCCAACCAAGGATTTGTAGTCTCTGGACGTATGTTTGGAAACTATACCTTACCGAAAGATTGGCAGATTCAGCTATTTACTTTTGCTAGAGGTAGCAGAGTTCAGTTGCAAGGTACTTCCGGAGGATTCGCTGCCTACGGTTTAGGAATCAATAAGCAATTCAATGAGAAAAGAGGAAGTATTGGATTTGGTGCTGATAACTTCTTAACCAAAGAGTTTAAAATGAGAAATAAGATCGTTACACCTACCATTGTGCAGAATAGTACCAATGTGATGAGGAATATGAATTTCAAAATCAACTTTAGCTATAGAATCGGAAAACTAAGTGTTGACCAAAGACAGAGAAGGAAAAAATCAGTTAATAATGATGATTTGAAAGGTGGAGACGGAGGCGATATGAACCAAGGTGGAGGAGTAGGAGTCAGCAATAACAACAAATAA
- a CDS encoding pyruvate dehydrogenase complex E1 component subunit beta → MREIQFREALREAMSEEMRRDKNVFLMGEEVAEYNGAYKVSQGMLDEFGPERVYDTPIAELGFAGLGVGAAMNGLKPIIEFMTFNFSLVAIDQIINSAAKMLAMTGGAYSVPIVFRGPTGNAGQLGATHSSNFENWFANTPGLKVIVPSNPYDAKGLLKAAIRDPDPVIFMESEVMYSDKGEVPEGEYLLPIGVADIKRKGNDVTVISFGKMMKVALQAAEEMAKEGIDCEVIDLRTVRPIDFETCVESVKKTNRVVVVEEANPMAAISSELTYHFQRHIFDYLDAPVIRVNSMDIPLSYSPSYIEVTIPNVQRTVEAIKKVSYKK, encoded by the coding sequence ATGAGAGAAATACAGTTTCGCGAAGCCCTTAGAGAGGCCATGTCTGAAGAAATGAGACGTGATAAAAACGTTTTTTTGATGGGTGAGGAAGTTGCTGAATACAATGGCGCTTACAAAGTATCACAAGGGATGCTCGATGAATTCGGCCCAGAGAGAGTATATGATACCCCTATTGCAGAGCTAGGCTTTGCTGGCTTGGGAGTAGGTGCCGCTATGAATGGCCTGAAACCGATCATCGAGTTTATGACTTTCAACTTCTCTTTGGTTGCGATAGATCAGATCATTAACTCTGCTGCTAAAATGTTGGCCATGACAGGCGGAGCTTATAGTGTACCTATCGTTTTTAGAGGTCCAACAGGAAATGCCGGTCAATTAGGTGCTACGCACTCTTCCAACTTTGAAAATTGGTTTGCTAACACCCCAGGTTTAAAAGTAATTGTCCCTTCTAACCCATATGATGCAAAAGGCTTACTGAAAGCCGCTATAAGAGACCCAGATCCAGTGATTTTCATGGAATCTGAGGTAATGTACAGTGATAAGGGAGAGGTTCCTGAAGGAGAATATTTATTGCCAATTGGAGTAGCTGACATCAAAAGAAAAGGTAATGACGTGACTGTTATATCCTTTGGTAAAATGATGAAAGTAGCGCTTCAAGCTGCTGAAGAAATGGCAAAAGAGGGTATTGATTGTGAAGTTATTGACTTAAGAACGGTTAGACCTATAGATTTTGAAACTTGTGTAGAGTCTGTTAAAAAGACAAATCGAGTGGTAGTAGTGGAAGAAGCAAATCCTATGGCTGCAATTTCTTCTGAATTAACTTATCACTTCCAAAGACACATTTTCGATTACTTAGATGCTCCAGTAATCAGAGTGAACTCCATGGATATTCCGTTGAGCTACTCTCCTTCTTACATTGAGGTAACAATTCCTAATGTTCAAAGAACTGTTGAGGCAATCAAAAAAGTTAGCTACAAAAAATAA
- a CDS encoding NAD-dependent succinate-semialdehyde dehydrogenase — protein sequence MNHIKSINPFTGELLKKFESLNKTEIENKLNASEKAFDQWKESSFSERSNLMSKAADQLRSEKDKYAKIISQEMGKVIKEAKAEVEKCAWVCDYYAEKAESFLADEPISLPDGAKAKVSHEPIGTVLAVMPWNFPFWQVFRFAAPTLMAGNTGLLKHASNVPQCSLAIEEVFTKAGFPAGTFQSLLIDSKVTTELISDSRIKAVTLTGSEKAGASVASEAAKHIKKSVLELGGSDPFIVLKDANIDEAAKTAVKARMINFGQSCIAAKRFIIEEPVFQKFTDLFCKHLNVLKEGNPLEDDTDYACMARADLAEELGQQVQESIDMGAKVLMGGDTPKDGSAAYSPTVLTDIPKNSPAYKDELFGPVATLFSVKNEDEAIALANDSEFGLGSSLWTEDLKKGEYLSSKIESGAVFINSMVASNPHLPFGGIKKSGFGRELSRYGILEFVNSKTVYLG from the coding sequence ATGAATCACATTAAATCAATTAATCCATTTACAGGAGAATTATTAAAAAAATTTGAATCACTAAATAAAACAGAAATTGAAAATAAATTAAATGCTTCAGAAAAAGCATTTGATCAATGGAAGGAAAGTTCATTTAGTGAACGGTCTAATTTAATGTCCAAAGCTGCCGATCAATTACGGAGCGAAAAGGATAAATACGCCAAAATCATTTCTCAGGAAATGGGCAAAGTAATCAAAGAAGCCAAAGCAGAGGTAGAAAAATGCGCTTGGGTTTGTGACTACTACGCAGAAAAAGCCGAGTCTTTTTTAGCAGATGAACCTATTTCACTTCCAGATGGAGCCAAGGCAAAAGTCAGCCATGAACCCATAGGAACAGTATTGGCAGTAATGCCTTGGAACTTCCCTTTCTGGCAAGTTTTTAGATTTGCAGCCCCAACATTGATGGCAGGAAACACAGGCCTTCTCAAGCATGCTTCTAACGTCCCTCAATGTTCCTTAGCCATAGAAGAAGTATTTACCAAAGCAGGTTTTCCAGCAGGAACTTTTCAAAGCTTATTGATTGACTCAAAAGTCACCACAGAGCTGATTTCTGACTCTAGGATAAAAGCTGTTACTCTCACAGGAAGTGAAAAAGCTGGTGCATCCGTGGCCTCAGAAGCTGCTAAACACATCAAGAAATCCGTGTTAGAATTAGGAGGAAGCGATCCTTTTATCGTTTTAAAAGATGCCAATATTGATGAGGCAGCAAAAACAGCTGTAAAAGCAAGGATGATTAATTTTGGGCAAAGTTGCATTGCTGCCAAAAGGTTCATCATTGAGGAACCAGTATTTCAAAAATTTACTGATTTATTCTGCAAACATTTAAATGTTTTAAAAGAGGGAAACCCTTTGGAGGACGATACTGACTATGCATGTATGGCTAGAGCTGATTTAGCTGAGGAATTAGGGCAGCAAGTCCAAGAATCAATAGATATGGGTGCTAAGGTCTTAATGGGCGGAGACACCCCAAAAGATGGAAGCGCGGCTTATTCCCCAACCGTCTTAACAGATATTCCTAAAAATTCTCCCGCCTATAAAGATGAACTATTTGGCCCTGTAGCCACTTTGTTTTCTGTTAAAAATGAAGATGAAGCAATCGCCCTGGCCAATGATTCTGAGTTTGGTTTAGGCTCATCACTCTGGACCGAAGATCTTAAAAAAGGAGAGTATTTATCCTCTAAAATTGAAAGTGGGGCAGTTTTCATCAATTCCATGGTAGCTTCTAATCCACACCTTCCATTTGGTGGAATTAAGAAGTCAGGATTTGGCAGAGAACTCAGTCGATACGGCATTTTAGAATTTGTCAATTCAAAAACTGTGTATTTGGGTTAA
- a CDS encoding rhodanese-like domain-containing protein, which yields MKTQIKITLALFSLVLIASCSNKTEEASNKIVAVTDFDKVQSENEDLVILDVRTPEEFSEGHIKDAILINFMGDDFQSKIENLDKSKTYLLYCKAGGRQEKASIQMESMGFENILLLDGGMTSWLAEGKPTEQ from the coding sequence ATGAAAACACAAATTAAAATTACACTCGCCCTGTTCTCTTTAGTATTGATAGCATCTTGCTCTAATAAAACCGAAGAGGCAAGTAACAAGATTGTGGCTGTCACAGATTTTGACAAAGTCCAATCTGAAAACGAGGACCTAGTCATCCTTGATGTAAGAACACCAGAAGAGTTTTCTGAAGGCCATATAAAGGATGCGATTTTAATCAATTTTATGGGAGATGATTTTCAAAGTAAAATCGAAAACCTAGATAAAAGCAAAACTTACCTACTGTATTGTAAAGCCGGTGGAAGGCAAGAAAAAGCCAGTATCCAGATGGAATCCATGGGTTTTGAAAACATTCTATTATTAGACGGTGGAATGACAAGCTGGCTAGCAGAAGGAAAACCAACTGAACAATGA
- a CDS encoding metallophosphoesterase family protein, producing MPTKVALISDSHSYIDHKTLTYLDSVDEIWHAGDIGNLQVMESLPPGKQIRAVFGNIDDAEIQQEYPEWLDWEVDGVHALMTHIGGKPPRYAKGIKAKIKSVKPKIFICGHSHICKVEFDKELNCLYMNPGASGQHGFHIMRTMLLFDLDAGEIKNLRVVELGKRGKQKR from the coding sequence ATGCCTACTAAGGTCGCTCTCATTTCCGATTCCCACAGTTACATTGACCACAAAACGCTTACCTATTTAGATTCTGTAGATGAGATATGGCATGCTGGAGATATAGGAAATCTACAGGTAATGGAAAGTTTGCCCCCTGGTAAGCAGATTAGAGCTGTTTTTGGAAATATTGATGATGCTGAAATTCAGCAGGAATATCCGGAATGGTTGGATTGGGAAGTGGATGGCGTTCATGCGCTGATGACCCATATTGGGGGAAAGCCACCTCGATATGCCAAAGGAATCAAGGCAAAAATCAAATCCGTAAAGCCGAAGATTTTCATCTGTGGGCATTCACATATTTGTAAGGTAGAGTTTGATAAGGAGTTAAACTGCCTTTATATGAATCCAGGAGCTAGTGGTCAACATGGTTTTCATATCATGCGAACCATGCTGCTTTTTGACTTGGATGCTGGAGAGATAAAAAATTTAAGAGTGGTAGAATTAGGGAAGCGTGGAAAACAAAAAAGGTGA
- the hisS gene encoding histidine--tRNA ligase — MQKPGLPKGTRDFGPVKMARRNFILNTIKDTFQLFGYQQIETPAMENLNTLTGKYGDEGDQLLFKILNSGDFLKKVESKDIEAGPLATLPKVSEKGLRYDLTVPFARFVVMNRNELTFPFKRFQIQPVWRADRPQKGRYREFYQCDADVVGTDSLVCEAEIILMIRRVFSQLKLNDYDIKVNNRKILTGISEAIGEAGKEAPLCVAIDKMDKIGWEKVKIELAERGFADQSVEKLEPLVNLDTDLEGKISFLKEFLASSEVGLKGVAELEEMIIILGQMGANLDHVDFDILLARGLSYYTGAIFEVKVNGVSIGSVSGGGRYDNLTGVFGLEGVSGVGFSFGVDRLYDVLEELDLFPAESLDGTQILLIHFDQKGLDYALSVLPKLRNAGIKAEIYPDSAKIKKQFDYATKKGIPFVGICGDVEIENRMLALKNLESGNQESMSIEQVIDSVKKN, encoded by the coding sequence ATGCAAAAACCTGGACTTCCTAAAGGAACGAGAGATTTTGGGCCAGTAAAAATGGCTCGTAGAAATTTTATTCTAAATACCATTAAAGACACTTTTCAGCTATTTGGTTATCAGCAAATAGAAACTCCTGCAATGGAAAACCTAAATACTTTGACAGGTAAGTACGGAGATGAAGGTGATCAGTTGTTGTTTAAAATATTGAATAGTGGTGATTTCCTGAAAAAAGTAGAGAGTAAGGATATCGAAGCAGGACCACTAGCGACTTTACCCAAAGTTTCCGAAAAAGGGTTAAGATATGATTTGACGGTTCCTTTCGCACGCTTTGTAGTGATGAATAGAAATGAATTGACTTTTCCATTTAAAAGATTTCAAATCCAACCAGTTTGGAGAGCAGACCGTCCTCAAAAAGGAAGGTACAGAGAGTTTTATCAGTGTGATGCGGATGTAGTAGGGACTGATAGCTTGGTTTGCGAGGCTGAGATTATTTTAATGATCAGAAGAGTCTTCTCGCAGCTTAAACTGAATGATTACGATATTAAAGTTAATAATCGGAAAATCCTGACGGGGATTTCAGAAGCGATCGGTGAGGCAGGAAAAGAAGCTCCTTTATGTGTGGCAATTGATAAAATGGACAAGATCGGCTGGGAGAAGGTGAAAATAGAATTAGCGGAGCGTGGTTTTGCGGATCAGTCTGTAGAGAAATTGGAGCCTTTGGTCAATCTGGATACAGATCTTGAAGGGAAAATCAGTTTTCTAAAAGAATTTTTAGCATCGAGTGAAGTAGGCCTTAAAGGAGTTGCTGAACTAGAGGAAATGATAATAATTCTAGGGCAAATGGGAGCAAATCTTGATCATGTTGATTTTGATATCCTGTTGGCAAGAGGGCTTTCCTATTACACAGGAGCTATATTCGAAGTGAAAGTAAATGGAGTTTCCATTGGTTCCGTGAGTGGTGGAGGTAGATATGATAATCTGACTGGTGTATTCGGTCTTGAGGGCGTATCTGGAGTAGGGTTTTCATTTGGGGTGGATCGTCTGTATGATGTCTTGGAAGAATTAGATTTGTTCCCGGCAGAAAGTTTGGATGGAACCCAAATACTTTTAATTCATTTTGATCAAAAAGGCTTGGATTATGCTTTAAGTGTTTTGCCAAAATTGAGAAATGCAGGGATTAAAGCGGAGATTTACCCTGACAGTGCAAAAATCAAAAAGCAATTTGATTATGCTACAAAAAAGGGAATCCCTTTTGTAGGTATTTGTGGAGATGTGGAAATTGAAAATAGAATGCTTGCTTTGAAAAACCTGGAGTCTGGAAATCAAGAGTCCATGTCAATTGAGCAAGTAATTGATTCTGTTAAAAAGAATTAA
- a CDS encoding YbaB/EbfC family nucleoid-associated protein: MFDIMGMMGKVKEAQAKIKEAQAKLVHLTAEGESGAGLVKVTVNGERKVLKIDLDESLLTPNDKEMLTDLVVAATNIAMEAIEVKIKAAMKDATDGVIPNIPGMDLGGMFG, from the coding sequence ATGTTTGATATCATGGGAATGATGGGCAAAGTGAAAGAGGCCCAGGCGAAGATTAAAGAAGCTCAGGCCAAATTGGTTCATCTTACCGCAGAAGGTGAGTCAGGAGCAGGCTTGGTTAAAGTCACTGTTAACGGTGAGAGAAAAGTCTTGAAAATTGATTTAGATGAATCTTTATTAACGCCAAATGATAAGGAGATGCTAACTGACCTGGTGGTCGCAGCAACAAATATTGCCATGGAAGCAATTGAGGTAAAAATAAAAGCTGCTATGAAAGATGCCACGGATGGAGTAATTCCAAATATCCCAGGTATGGACCTAGGTGGTATGTTTGGATGA
- a CDS encoding glycosyltransferase family 2 protein, translated as MKSCAIVILNYNGEEMLRQFLPSVLEYSQSDIWVIDNASTDQSIEVLKKDFPSIQLITLQENFGFAGGYNHGLEFLKNQYKYYILLNSDVGVTLDWDLNLVSHASENPGYAAFQPKIISFQNPDQFDYAGAGGGFIDSLGYPYCRGRIWEHVEKDSGQYDDNTDIDWATGACCIIKSELYHKFKGFDSHFFAHMEEIDLCWRMRNEGWKIGYLGSVKVYHVGGATLSRTSPKKLFLNIRNSLSMIYKNESHFAFLLKFISKFCLEMMAAASFVMRGDSQNAKAVFKGYREFLFSKSYSEDQISKLGRKHTSYTKGPVSFLIYHTGILRKKYFSEL; from the coding sequence ATGAAATCCTGCGCTATTGTCATACTCAATTATAATGGGGAAGAAATGCTTCGACAATTTCTTCCCTCTGTTTTGGAATATAGCCAATCCGACATTTGGGTAATAGACAATGCAAGTACCGATCAATCCATTGAGGTTTTAAAAAAGGATTTTCCCAGTATCCAACTGATCACACTTCAAGAAAATTTTGGCTTTGCAGGTGGTTATAACCATGGGCTGGAATTTTTGAAAAATCAGTACAAATATTACATTTTGCTAAATTCTGATGTGGGAGTAACTCTGGATTGGGACTTGAATTTGGTGAGTCACGCAAGCGAAAACCCTGGTTATGCGGCTTTTCAGCCCAAAATCATATCCTTTCAAAACCCTGATCAATTTGATTATGCTGGTGCAGGAGGTGGGTTTATTGATTCGCTGGGATATCCTTATTGTAGAGGAAGAATTTGGGAACATGTGGAAAAGGATTCTGGTCAATATGACGATAATACAGATATCGACTGGGCCACGGGTGCTTGTTGTATTATAAAGTCAGAATTATACCACAAGTTCAAAGGGTTTGATTCTCATTTCTTCGCCCATATGGAAGAAATTGATCTTTGTTGGAGAATGAGAAACGAGGGTTGGAAAATAGGATATTTAGGATCGGTAAAAGTTTACCATGTGGGAGGTGCCACACTTTCCAGAACAAGCCCAAAAAAGCTTTTCCTTAATATTAGGAATAGCCTATCAATGATTTATAAGAATGAAAGCCATTTTGCTTTCTTATTGAAATTTATATCAAAATTCTGTTTGGAGATGATGGCGGCAGCTTCCTTTGTAATGAGGGGGGATTCACAAAATGCAAAAGCCGTTTTCAAGGGTTATCGTGAATTCCTTTTTTCTAAAAGTTACTCCGAAGATCAAATCTCCAAATTGGGCAGAAAGCATACATCTTATACCAAAGGACCTGTATCCTTTTTGATTTACCATACGGGTATCTTACGGAAAAAATACTTTTCCGAGCTTTAA
- a CDS encoding PspC domain-containing protein, with protein MEKLKLFFEERAFGVCSRLGEKFNFPIDSIRLFFIYTSFITMGSPVIIYMSMAMMMKIRKYFRKSNNPVLFD; from the coding sequence ATGGAAAAACTAAAACTATTCTTTGAGGAAAGAGCATTTGGAGTTTGTTCCAGACTCGGTGAGAAGTTCAATTTCCCGATCGACAGTATCAGGTTATTTTTCATTTATACTTCATTCATCACAATGGGCTCACCTGTAATTATTTATATGAGCATGGCCATGATGATGAAAATCAGAAAATACTTTAGAAAGAGCAACAACCCTGTTTTGTTTGATTAA
- a CDS encoding tetratricopeptide repeat protein, translating to MEVSPAKLSYFRDSIQFEVSGTIPIESVLSPKNPQLELVFRGSDSELLLGEIELNKILAAYEYKESYKLRYEPWMEGAVLEAYFYHGKKKEDPSERKILAKGVITTPLLAKVGHVRVDEPIPQIGLYIPTGSMDKDLSRYGEFVLQFEAGSSVVKSTRQNQAILDSLEQFILRYPSISSIRITGTQSPENSEGKSSRLGMDRANATLAVLRKSNIRFQDSALTVTSRWNDWFDFRLLLRDYQRFSTQKKDELYAILLNGQDYQTQASQLRKVSGFSQVSRDLFPRLRAAKIEINAKPLPGLDQEQSAKLEEALKGTGLNSGLSQAEWAIAGESSPRLDDKDEIYSKMTELFHSALPYNNLAVVRMRQAQRTLDQKKKDQLWEEANRLLEQASKMENSPYVLHNQGQILVLQGDSWSAYKKLSDASVITKNEDFLKINESLRGSLDILRGDYKLAILRFQYVYSEPKDFFNKGLAYFMSDDYANASISFEESVTAGRSFGYGYYGLALIAANSGQEEVALIHLKQAIDASEVLYQKALIDPEFEELRGTQAFFEIFKSSPEN from the coding sequence ATGGAGGTCTCTCCAGCCAAATTGAGCTACTTCAGAGATTCGATTCAATTTGAAGTCTCAGGAACCATACCTATAGAATCTGTTTTAAGTCCCAAAAACCCACAACTTGAACTGGTGTTTCGAGGTTCGGATTCTGAATTGCTGCTTGGTGAAATTGAATTAAATAAAATTCTGGCTGCTTACGAATACAAAGAGTCTTATAAGCTCAGGTATGAGCCATGGATGGAAGGAGCGGTTTTGGAAGCTTATTTTTATCATGGAAAAAAGAAAGAAGATCCATCTGAAAGAAAAATTTTAGCTAAAGGAGTTATCACGACACCCTTGCTTGCAAAGGTAGGGCATGTCAGGGTAGATGAGCCCATTCCTCAAATTGGACTCTATATACCCACTGGGAGCATGGATAAGGATCTATCCCGCTATGGTGAGTTTGTATTGCAGTTTGAGGCTGGATCCTCTGTTGTAAAGTCTACCAGGCAAAACCAGGCAATCTTAGATAGCTTAGAGCAATTTATTTTACGTTACCCTTCCATTTCTTCTATTCGCATTACGGGAACCCAGTCCCCAGAAAATAGTGAAGGAAAAAGTAGTAGGCTAGGGATGGATCGAGCGAATGCAACATTAGCAGTTCTGAGGAAATCTAATATTAGATTTCAGGATAGCGCATTGACAGTTACATCACGATGGAATGACTGGTTTGACTTTAGATTATTATTAAGAGATTATCAACGCTTTTCTACACAAAAGAAAGATGAACTGTATGCGATTTTATTGAATGGACAAGATTATCAGACTCAGGCAAGTCAGTTGAGAAAGGTTTCAGGTTTTTCTCAGGTCTCCAGAGATCTATTTCCCAGGTTGAGGGCTGCGAAAATCGAAATTAATGCAAAGCCTTTGCCTGGCCTGGATCAGGAACAGTCAGCAAAATTAGAAGAAGCCTTAAAGGGGACTGGATTAAATTCAGGTCTAAGTCAGGCTGAATGGGCCATCGCCGGAGAGTCCTCGCCAAGGCTAGATGATAAAGATGAAATCTATAGCAAAATGACAGAGCTTTTTCATTCTGCTTTGCCATATAATAACCTTGCCGTGGTAAGAATGCGCCAAGCCCAAAGGACTTTAGATCAAAAAAAGAAAGACCAACTATGGGAAGAAGCTAATCGATTGTTGGAGCAAGCATCCAAAATGGAGAACAGTCCTTATGTTCTCCATAACCAGGGGCAAATCTTGGTGCTTCAGGGAGACTCATGGTCCGCATATAAAAAGTTGTCAGATGCATCTGTGATAACGAAGAACGAAGACTTTCTTAAAATCAATGAAAGTCTTAGGGGATCTTTGGATATTTTAAGAGGTGATTATAAATTGGCTATATTGCGTTTTCAATATGTATATAGCGAACCAAAGGATTTTTTTAATAAAGGATTGGCTTATTTCATGAGTGATGACTATGCAAATGCCAGTATTTCTTTTGAAGAGTCGGTCACAGCAGGACGGTCATTTGGATATGGTTATTATGGGCTTGCTTTGATTGCAGCGAATAGTGGCCAAGAAGAGGTGGCTCTAATCCATTTAAAGCAAGCTATTGATGCAAGTGAGGTGTTGTATCAAAAAGCTCTTATCGATCCAGAATTTGAAGAATTAAGAGGAACTCAGGCATTTTTTGAAATATTTAAGTCCTCTCCAGAAAATTAA